Proteins co-encoded in one Ictalurus furcatus strain D&B chromosome 9, Billie_1.0, whole genome shotgun sequence genomic window:
- the kif3cb gene encoding kinesin family member 3Cb: MSKRNSVVMLRPRSMSQGKKAETVKVVVRCRPVNKKEEAMSQERIVEVDVKLGQVSVRNPKAAGTLNKTFTFDAVYDMFSKQNDLYSYSCKPLIDSVLLGFNGTIFAFGQTGTGKTYTMEGLPMDPEKRGVIPNSFHHIFTNISRSQNQQYLVRVSYLEIYQEEIRDLLCKDNNKKMELKESPESGVYVKGLSSVVTKNIKEIEHVMNLGNQSRSVGFTKMNERSSRSHAIFVITIECSETGIDGEEHIRVGKLNMVDLAGSERQSKTGAQGQRFKEAAKINLSLSALGNVISALVDGKNSHIPYRDSKLTRLLQDSLGGNAKTVIVATIGPTSCHYEETLATLRFANRAKNIKNKPKINEDPKDALLREFQEEIARLKAQLEERGMLAKERRRRRNSVKMKRSMSSGEVETPRNCEVDIVEMVKEERAEEYWWKQQMAKSSANDSPEFRRKLGILDEKSQTVEDLLKEQQIMGIMIEKYKALESKLLIGGKNIIDHTNEQQRMLEIKRQEIAEQERQEREMQQLMFEQDEETVELQETYSTLQQEVELKTKKLKKLYSKLQLVRAEIGDIIDEHVTTRQELEQTLNELTREMKFKNLIIDNFIPPEEKNKIINRLHFDGEEDQWKVLPLFPSESYSPRIRQRPTSAVGYKRPISQYAQVAVATGSPSRYRAENVMLLELDMTSPTMVPLDLQGAELRTRNLLCDFAQHRRTTTASRVMRARSWYQGPSLPASPSTSSVASGSQVPLSAMGACASVLQP; encoded by the exons ATGTCTAAAAGAAACAGTGTGGTGATGCTGCGGCCGCGGTCCATGTCGCAGGGGAAAAAAGCGGAGACGGTGAAGGTGGTGGTTCGGTGCCGCCCTGTAAACAAGAAAGAGGAGGCGATGAGTCAGGAGAGGATTGTTGAAGTGGATGTGAAACTGGGCCAGGTAAGCGTCCGGAACCCGAAAGCGGCTGGAACCCTGAACAAGACGTTCACTTTTGATGCGGTCTATGATatgttttcaaaacaaaacGACCTGTACAGTTACTCGTGCAAACCTCTAATTGACTCCGTGTTACTCGGGTTTAACGGAACTATATTTGCTTTTGGTCAAACTGGCACCGGGAAGACATATACCATGGAAGGCCTGCCCATGGATCCAGAAAAAAGGGGTGTCATACCAAATTCTTTTCACCACATCTTCACCAATATATCCAGATCCCAGAACCAACAGTACTTGGTGAGAGTGTCATATCTTGAGATATATCAAGAGGAGATACGGGACCTTCTTTGCAAGGACAATAATAAAAAGATGGAGCTTAAGGAGAGTCCAGAGTCAGGTGTTTATGTCAAAGGCCTGTCATCCGTTGTGacaaaaaacatcaaagaaATTGAACACGTGATGAATTTGGGAAATCAGTCCAGGTCTGTCGGATTTACGAAAATGAACGAGCGCAGCTCGCGTTCGCATGCCATTTTTGTTATAACCATCGAATGCAGCGAGACGGGCATCGATGGCGAAGAGCACATTCGGGTTGGCAAGTTAAACATGGTGGACCTGGCCGGCAGTGAACGCCAAAGCAAGACAGGTGCCCAGGGCCAAAGGTTCAAAGAGGCTGCCAAAATAAACTTGTCTCTAAGTGCTCTTGGAAATGTTATCTCAGCACTGGTGGATGGGAAGAATTCTCACATCCCGTACAGAGATTCCAAACTCACACGCTTGTTGCAGGACTCTTTAGGAGGGAACGCGAAAACTGTCATAGTGGCCACAATAGGACCCACGTCATGTCACTATGAAGAAACTCTCGCCACACTGAGGTTTGCGAACAGAGCaaagaatattaaaaacaaGCCAAAGATCAACGAGGACCCCAAAGATGCGTTGCTCCGCGAGTTCCAAGAAGAAATAGCCCGTCTGAAGGCGCAGCTAGAGGAACGAGGGATGCTGGCAAAAGAAAGGAGGAGACGGAGGAACAGTGTAAAGATGAAGAGAAGCATGAGCAGTGGGGAGGTGGAGACACCTAGAAACTGTGAGGTGGACATTGTGGAGATGGTGAAGGAGGAGAGAGCAGAGGAATACTGGTGGAAGCAGCAGATGGCCAAGAGCTCTGCCAATGACAGCCCGGAGTTTAGGAGGAAATTAGGCATCTTGGATGAGAAATCACAGACTGTGGAGGATTTACTGAAGGAACAGCAGATTATGGGAATTATGATAGAAAAATACAAG GCCTTGGAAAGCAAGCTTCTGATTGGAGGCAAGAACATCATTGACCACACCAACGAGCAGCAGAGAATGTTAGAGATAAAGAGACAGGAGATCGCAGAGCAG GAGAGACAAGAGAGGGAGATGCAGCAACTGATGTTTGAGCAGGACGAGGAGACAGTGGAACTGCAAGAGACCTACTCAACTCTACAGCAGGAGGTGGAGCTCAAAACCAAAAAACTTAAGAAG CTATACAGCAAACTGCAGTTGGTACGAGCTGAGATTGGTGACATCATCGATGAACATGTCACAACGAGACAGGAGCTGGAGCAAACATTAAATGAGCTGACAAGAGAAATGAAATTCAA GAATCTCATCATTGACAATTTTATTCCTCCTGAGGAGAAAAACAAGATCATAAACCGCCTTCACTTTGACGGTGAGGAAGACCAGTGGAAAGTCTTACCCCTTTTCCCGTCTGAAAG CTATTCTCCTCGCATCAGACAAAGGCCAACGTCTGCAGTTGGATACAAGAGGCCAATCAGCCAATATGCACAAGTTGCTGTGGCAACAGGATCTCCTTCCAGATACAGG GCAGAAAATGTCATGCTTCTGGAGCTAGATATGACATCACCAACTATGGTACCACTAGACCTACAAGGGGCAGAATTGAGGACAAGAAATCTGCTCTGTGACTTTGCTCAGCACAGGAGAACGACAACAGCATCACGCGTCATGCGGGCCAGATCATG GTATCAAGGACCAAGTCTGCCCGCTTCTCCATCAACCAGCTCAGTGGCCTCCGGGTCTCAGGTCCCACTTTCTGCCATGGGGGCATGTGCCAGTGTGCTTCAGCCATGA